In one Spirosoma rigui genomic region, the following are encoded:
- a CDS encoding catalase-related domain-containing protein: MRYRAYAPVAGNLVRRPIDQLADFGQAGERYRLFDDWERDDLIMSLVRTRVSAQKHIQNKMVEHFTQCDKEYGRRAREGL, from the coding sequence ATGCGGTACCGAGCATACGCCCCAGTAGCAGGTAATCTGGTACGCCGGCCCATCGACCAACTCGCTGACTTTGGTCAGGCGGGTGAACGGTACCGCTTGTTCGACGACTGGGAGCGTGATGACCTGATCATGAGCCTGGTTCGTACCCGGGTATCGGCCCAAAAACATATTCAGAACAAAATGGTTGAGCACTTTACCCAGTGCGACAAAGAATACGGTCGGCGGGCGCGCGAAGGGCTTTAA